CCAACTGGGTGGAGCTCTTCGGTACCAAGTCGGAGCCCCATTTCAACAAGGATCTGCCCGTGTTGCGCCCCTGGCTCTTCAAAAATAGCCTGGGCGAGGCCACGGCCCGGGTGGAGCTGGAACGGAACCCGTATTTCTGGAAGGTGGATGCCGAGGGCCAACAACTTCCGTACATTGACCGCTATGTGGTGGACATCGTTTCGGATGTGGAGGTGCTGGTGCTCAAGGCCCTCAACGGCGAGCTGGACTATCAGGAACGCTTCATCTCTGCGCCCAAAAACAAAGCCGTCCTCTTTGACAACATGGAACAGGGCGGCTACCACTTCTACGATCTGACGCCCACCACTGTCAACGAGATGATCATCCAGTTCAACCTGAACTGCACGGACCCGGTCAAGCGGGAGATCTTCCGCAATAAAGACTTCCGCATCGGCCTCTCTCACGCCATCAACCGCCAGGAGATCATCGACGTGGTGCACATCGGTCAAGGCGAACCCTGGCAGGCCGCGCCCAGGCCGGAGTCCCGCTTCCACCACGAGCGGCTGGCCAAGCAGTACACCGAGTATGATGTGGACCTGGCCAACGAGTACCTGGACAAAACCGGCTGGACCCAGCGGGATTCTGCCGGTTTCCGGATTGGTCCCGACGGCAACCGCATTTCCTTTATTATGGAGATCGACGTGGCTCGCACCACCTACGTGGACGCCCTGGAGCTGATCCGGCGACACTGGGAAGTGGTCGGCGTCGAGATGATCGTCAAGACCATGGAGCGCTCCCTCTGGGAGGAACGCTGTCGCGGCGAGGGGCTGGACTTCCACGCCTCGGCCCATCGTTTCGGTGGCGGCAGCGGCGACGCGGTGATCCTGGATGCCCGTTACTACCTTCCCATGAACAACAACTCCATGTATGCCAAGGCGTGGGCCTGGTGGTACAACGGGAGCAACCCGGAGCTGGCCGAGGAACCGCCCGAGGCGGTCAAGCGGGCCTATGAGCTCTACGATGCCATCGGCCGCACCGCGGACGACCAGGAACAGTTCAACCTGATGATGCAGATCCTGGACATTGCCGCCGACGAGTTTTACTGCATTGGCACCGTGTTGGAGCCCAATGCCTTTGGCGTGGTAACCAACCGCATGCGCAACACTGCGGATGTGATCCCCAACTCCTGGATCTATCCGACGCCGGCTCCTTACAATCCGGAACAGTTCTTCGTGGTGGATGGCTAGGCTGGGAGGGGGCAGGGCTTTGCACCTGAATTGCCCGGTCAGGCCCATCGTCAACCTGGGGCAGGATTTCATCCATGGATGGTAAAAGGCCGTCGGGGCGGGTAACTCCACCCTGGCGGCCTTTTCGCGCCGCAACCTCTTCATGGCCAGGGGCAATTCCGTTTCTCCCTGCATTTGGACCCTGGCCTGGATTCGCCCTACAATGGCCCCTGGCCATTGCCCTCTCAGACGGGCGATGGCCCGCTTTTCGTGGAGACGGAACTTTCGGCAACAGGATGGTCACGCCTTGACGAACGAAACCAATGAAACCGACATCCAGTTGATCCTGGCCTCCGCCAGCCCCAGACGCCGCCAGTTTCTGGCCGAGCTGGGGTTCCAGTTTACTGTCTTGGCGGCGGACATCGACGAGACGCCCCTGCCCGGCGAAGCGCCCGTGGAGCTGGCCCGGCGTCTGGCCGAAGCCAAGGCCCAGGCGGTGGCTCGCCAATGCCGGGAGATGGGCCGCCCCCAGCCCAACGCCGCGACCCTGGTGGTAGCCGCGGACACGGTGGTGGCCCTGGGCGATGTCCTGTTGGGGAAGCCCGAGGACGAGGCGGACGCAACCCGCATGTTGCGAACCCTGCGGGGCCGGCCCCATCAGGTCCACAGCGGAGTCAGCGTCCTGCGCCTGGACGACGGCCAGCAGCGGACCCGGGTCAACTCCACCACCGTCCACATGCGCCATTACAGCGACGCGGAGATCCGGGCCTATGTGGCCAGCGGCGATCCCCTGGACAAGGCCGGGGCCTATGCCATCCAGCACCCCACCTTTGCCCCGGCATCCCGGGTGGAGGGCTGCGTCTCTGGCGTCATCGGACTGCCCCTGGCCGACCTGGTGGCGCTGCTGGCCGACTTTGGCCTGGCCTGGCAAGGTTCATTGCCGACCCTCTGTGGCAGGCACACTTCCTTTCCCTGTTGCCAGCTGGATGGCCAGCCAGAAAGCATTGACAGGGATAGGCCCTCCTGATACACTGCCTGTGGCAGGCTGCCCTGCAGTGGACGGACGGCAGCCTGTGGGCTGTGGAGACTGGAATCTCCCTTGGGAGGATGGTGATTTGGCCAGACGGAAGTACGAGCCAACCTACGAATACGAAGAGTTCGAGGCCGAGTTTGAGTCCCTGGCGGAGGAGCCGCGGCGGGGGCGTAAGCCCAAGCCCAAGAAGGCATCCGCGAACCTGCTGCCGGGCATTGTGATTCGTGCCCGGGGCCACCACTACGACGTGCTGCTGGACGCCCCGGACGAGGCAGCCCAGAGCGGAACCCAGGATGGCAGGGCCGGCGACACAGTATTGCTCTGTGAAGTGCGGGGGCGGCTCCTGCTGGAGAAGGGGCGGGATACCCTGGTGGCCGTGGGCGACCGGGTGTGGGTGATGCCCCACGGCAAGGGCCGGGGCTGGATCGAGCGCATCGAAGAGCGCCACAGCGTCCTCAGCCGCCAACAGCCCGGCACCACGGTCCCCGCCGAGGACGTGATCCTGGCCAACCCGGATCAGGCCCTGGTGGTCTTCGCCGTGGCCCAGCCCGAGCCCCACCTGCGCATGCTGGATCGCTTCCTGGTCATCGCGGAGGCCAACGAGCTGCCCGCCATCATCTGCGCCAACAAGATCGATCTCACCGGCGAAGCGCAGGCCCGGTCCCTCTTCCAGCCCTACGAAGAGATCGGCTACCGGGTCATCTACGCCAGCGCCGTCACCCGGGCCGGCATCGACGAGCTCCGGGACCTGCTCCTGGACCGCATCACGGTGGTGACCGGTCCCAGCGGCGTGGGCAAGAGCAGCCTGCTCAACGCCATCCACCCGGACCTGAATTTGCGGACCGGCGACCTGCGGGACTTTCTGGACAAGGGCCGCCACACCACCCGGGCCGCCCAGCTCTTTCATCTGCCCTTCGGCCGACGGACCTTTGTGGCTGATACGCCTGGCATCCGGGAACTGGGCCTCTACGAGATCGACCCGGCCGATCTGGGTTTCTATTTTGTGGATATCAAGCCTTTCGTCAACGATTGTCGCTATCCCAACTGCACCCACGACCACGAGCCGGGCTGTGCGGTCCGGGCCGCGGTGGAGGCGGGCAAGATTCGACGGGAGCGCTACGAGAGTTATCTGCGCCTGTTGCACGGCGACGAATAGGCGACAAATAGGCGGCCGACGTCGTCCCTACGCACCAGCATACTGTTGCCAGAAACGAACCATCATGGTAGACATCCTGACCGATCTGAATCCCCAGCAGGCTGAAGCGGTGCGGACCGTACATGGCCCTGTCCTGGTGCTGGCCGGGCCTGGCTCCGGCAAGACCCGGGTCCTCACCCGGCGCATCGCCTACCTGCTGGAAGAGGCAGGCATCGCGCCCTGGAACATCCTGGCGGTGACCTTCACCAACAAAGCCGCGCGGGAGATGCGGGAACGGGTGGAGGCGCTCCTGGCAGAGAAGTTCGGGCCACCCCTGCCCGGCGGCCCTTCCCGCCTGGGCGGCCTCACC
Above is a window of Litorilinea aerophila DNA encoding:
- a CDS encoding ABC transporter substrate-binding protein, which encodes MSLSNKRVSRRQFLVTSSAAVAGLALSACGTAGPAPEVAPPAAEAPPAAAAEPAVAGQRFKEAPMLAELVKAGQLPPVDERLPSQPMVVEVVDQIGTYGGTWRGGTAEVNGNFYIRNGGYQQLLRWTPTWDGIIPNLAEWVEANDEATEFTFKLREGIRYSDGEPLTADDILFWYEDVLMNSELTPTVPKWLTRDGEPVVVEKVDDYTVVFKFASSHGLFLKEATQTNFDRSCHYPRHYLEKYHPKYNPDIESVLEEEGYSNWVELFGTKSEPHFNKDLPVLRPWLFKNSLGEATARVELERNPYFWKVDAEGQQLPYIDRYVVDIVSDVEVLVLKALNGELDYQERFISAPKNKAVLFDNMEQGGYHFYDLTPTTVNEMIIQFNLNCTDPVKREIFRNKDFRIGLSHAINRQEIIDVVHIGQGEPWQAAPRPESRFHHERLAKQYTEYDVDLANEYLDKTGWTQRDSAGFRIGPDGNRISFIMEIDVARTTYVDALELIRRHWEVVGVEMIVKTMERSLWEERCRGEGLDFHASAHRFGGGSGDAVILDARYYLPMNNNSMYAKAWAWWYNGSNPELAEEPPEAVKRAYELYDAIGRTADDQEQFNLMMQILDIAADEFYCIGTVLEPNAFGVVTNRMRNTADVIPNSWIYPTPAPYNPEQFFVVDG
- a CDS encoding Maf family protein translates to MTNETNETDIQLILASASPRRRQFLAELGFQFTVLAADIDETPLPGEAPVELARRLAEAKAQAVARQCREMGRPQPNAATLVVAADTVVALGDVLLGKPEDEADATRMLRTLRGRPHQVHSGVSVLRLDDGQQRTRVNSTTVHMRHYSDAEIRAYVASGDPLDKAGAYAIQHPTFAPASRVEGCVSGVIGLPLADLVALLADFGLAWQGSLPTLCGRHTSFPCCQLDGQPESIDRDRPS
- the rsgA gene encoding ribosome small subunit-dependent GTPase A produces the protein MARRKYEPTYEYEEFEAEFESLAEEPRRGRKPKPKKASANLLPGIVIRARGHHYDVLLDAPDEAAQSGTQDGRAGDTVLLCEVRGRLLLEKGRDTLVAVGDRVWVMPHGKGRGWIERIEERHSVLSRQQPGTTVPAEDVILANPDQALVVFAVAQPEPHLRMLDRFLVIAEANELPAIICANKIDLTGEAQARSLFQPYEEIGYRVIYASAVTRAGIDELRDLLLDRITVVTGPSGVGKSSLLNAIHPDLNLRTGDLRDFLDKGRHTTRAAQLFHLPFGRRTFVADTPGIRELGLYEIDPADLGFYFVDIKPFVNDCRYPNCTHDHEPGCAVRAAVEAGKIRRERYESYLRLLHGDE